The segment GAACAAGGCATGATCGACCTGAACGCAAAAGCCAACTCGATCCTGACTACGATTCCCGACCATCACAAATCTCGAGTCGTCGACTACCTGACCTGTCGCGCAGGAATCCGACACTACAACGAACCGGTTTCGCCGCTCACCCCTGCCGGGTGGAGTTCGACTGTGTACCACTCAGCTTGGGACGCGTTGCCGTTTATGTGGCACGACCCATTGGCAGTCGATGCGGGAACTTCGCACTACTCGACACACAGCTACACGTTTTTGGGCGCGTGTCTGGAGCAATCCAGCGGCAAAACGATTCCACAGCTGGTGACTCAGCTGCTTCGAAACCCGCACGGCCTGAATACGCTTCGCACTGAAAATCTCAGCTACACCGCTGCGAATCGAGTCAAGCTATATGGTCGAATCGACAGCGACAATCCTGAAGCTGGAAATCAATTGGTCAGTGCCGATAATCTGACGTGGAAATTTCTCGGCGGCGGTCTTGAGTCGTCCGGGCGTGACCTTTTGCGTTTGGGCATGAAAGTCTGCGACGGACAAGTCATCTCGCACGATAGCCTCGAACGAATGCTTGATCGAATTGAACCCGACAGCGGTTACAACCTTGGCTGCAACACCGGAGTCGAAAATGGAAATCGAATCCTCGCCAAAGACGGTGGGCAAACCGGCGCCAGTTCTTACATCTGGATGGCTCCTGACAAACGCATGGTGATGGTCATTTTGACGAACATCAAGCAAGGCAAAGCTTCTACGCTGGGTAAGAAACTTCGCAGCATCGCACTGGGCACTACCAATGCTGCAAACCAGTCGCCGGATCTGGTTGTCAAAAAGTTTTCAAGAACCGGGACTCCTTACTACCAGAACGGCAATCTGAAAATTCCGTTTGAGCTCCTGATCGAAAATCAAGGTAAGGCTGGCACGCCCAACGATTTCGTAAACGGTGTTCGGCTTGGCACAAATTATCGTTGGACCAGGTTCATGAAGACGCTGCCGTCGAAAGGCAAGAAGACCGTTACTGGGACAATCAAAATCAACGATCCCGGCAAGCTTAACCAGGGTCGGACATTGACGTTTGTCGCAACAGCCGACGCTCCGATCGCGGCGGCGGATACTTCGATTGATCCGCGAGCCAGAGTTTTCGA is part of the Mariniblastus fucicola genome and harbors:
- a CDS encoding serine hydrolase: MQSHFNSAVSRNLTSSHFVRLAIILAACVCMLTTQRLNGQSTILQHAFPANQQPGGGVGSFASNTFKSEFDTEVQKHFDANKIPGMVVLMARDGMVTYRKTLGFADVENQISVTDKHVFRLASISKWVGGLMALKLEEQGMIDLNAKANSILTTIPDHHKSRVVDYLTCRAGIRHYNEPVSPLTPAGWSSTVYHSAWDALPFMWHDPLAVDAGTSHYSTHSYTFLGACLEQSSGKTIPQLVTQLLRNPHGLNTLRTENLSYTAANRVKLYGRIDSDNPEAGNQLVSADNLTWKFLGGGLESSGRDLLRLGMKVCDGQVISHDSLERMLDRIEPDSGYNLGCNTGVENGNRILAKDGGQTGASSYIWMAPDKRMVMVILTNIKQGKASTLGKKLRSIALGTTNAANQSPDLVVKKFSRTGTPYYQNGNLKIPFELLIENQGKAGTPNDFVNGVRLGTNYRWTRFMKTLPSKGKKTVTGTIKINDPGKLNQGRTLTFVATADAPIAAADTSIDPRARVFESVETNNSRILKVKVPGGIGGLQIAQPVRDPNLNPRSPATRTNPTTRTNPNAPSRTNPSGAKRANPKNAKRTNPKGGTRTNPSRTNGKPATKTAPAPTGSDKGKGRKKAKRANSKPKSKAQKSKPRRTNGKRPKIDKSQGETASKDKPKKKNR